A region from the Candidatus Electrothrix scaldis genome encodes:
- a CDS encoding ABC transporter permease, with amino-acid sequence MFLTYVREAVRSLYTAKQRTLLALIGISIAIGAVIALVSIGIIWGEEMMKKYSDLNPDVLDVWEHWEEKSRNGITVEDTLSLLDNTRTLANVVPVISGHVDFFFNGQRGTTSLKGTIATYQKMNNLSLQFGRFISDLDSNKNYAVIGPEVLNEPGFNTFKGDLVGSSVKLNNMSYTIIGVLEDRKFDWETRRSIIIPISTASRLLGVKKVSHILARMQSGVDYQVATKDIEKYFKSQKDIEVIVRANEQWLKKRREDAQMHTMLLGFISSISLLIGGVGIMNVMLTSVIDRRREIGILRAIGARQRDIRRQFLTEAVILSLIGGVLGAGIGVLACYIVCSVNEWTFFVPKIGLWLGLGVSSLVGIFFGFYPAHKAAKLDPITALRSE; translated from the coding sequence ATGTTCCTGACCTATGTGCGAGAAGCGGTCCGTAGCTTATATACCGCGAAACAGCGAACTCTGCTGGCCTTGATCGGTATAAGTATTGCTATCGGTGCGGTTATCGCCTTGGTGTCCATTGGGATTATCTGGGGTGAGGAGATGATGAAGAAATATTCTGACTTAAATCCTGATGTGCTGGATGTTTGGGAACATTGGGAGGAAAAGAGCAGGAACGGTATTACAGTTGAAGATACGCTTTCATTGCTTGATAATACCAGAACTCTTGCAAACGTAGTCCCTGTTATCAGTGGTCATGTTGATTTTTTCTTTAATGGTCAGCGTGGTACGACTTCTCTTAAAGGAACAATAGCGACATATCAAAAAATGAATAATTTATCTCTCCAATTTGGACGATTTATTTCGGACTTGGATAGCAATAAAAACTATGCCGTTATAGGGCCAGAAGTGTTAAATGAACCAGGATTTAATACCTTTAAGGGAGATTTAGTTGGTTCTTCAGTAAAATTAAATAATATGTCCTATACAATTATTGGAGTTCTGGAAGATAGAAAGTTTGACTGGGAAACGAGAAGATCCATCATTATACCGATTTCTACGGCGAGCCGTCTACTGGGGGTGAAGAAGGTGAGTCATATTTTAGCCCGAATGCAATCTGGCGTAGACTATCAAGTTGCGACTAAGGATATTGAAAAATATTTCAAATCACAAAAGGATATAGAGGTTATAGTGAGAGCTAATGAGCAATGGCTCAAGAAAAGACGAGAAGACGCTCAGATGCATACTATGCTCTTGGGCTTTATTAGTAGTATTTCTTTGCTCATCGGCGGTGTCGGCATTATGAATGTCATGCTCACCTCCGTAATCGATCGACGGCGGGAAATCGGCATCCTTCGGGCCATCGGGGCCAGACAGCGCGATATTCGTCGTCAATTTTTGACTGAGGCTGTTATTCTCTCTTTGATCGGCGGCGTCCTGGGAGCAGGAATAGGTGTTCTGGCCTGTTATATAGTTTGCTCTGTCAATGAATGGACCTTTTTTGTGCCCAAGATAGGGCTCTGGCTGGGCTTAGGTGTGTCATCCCTGGTGGGTATCTTCTTCGGCTTTTACCCTGCCCATAAGGCGGCTAAGCTGGATCCTATCACGGCCTTGCGCTCGGAGTGA
- a CDS encoding pyridoxal phosphate-dependent aminotransferase, whose product MSQEIITLADRVLQVPPSPTLAINAKAKALKAAGEDILNFSVGEPDFDTPKHVCEAGKKAIDDGHTRYTAVPGIPELREAICMRFKEDHGWDYTPDEIQVCCGGKHGLYNIFQAMLNPGDEVLIPAPYWVSYPPMVQLAGGVPVIVPLDESMDFDLNPETLASKVTDKTRAIFLNSPSNPTGSVFSTTALKAVAEMALKNGWLIITDDIYETVTYMDGKLPHILDVEPALKAQTIVLNGVSKSFAMTGWRIGYSAGPLHLIKAMNKVQSQSTSNPAAPSQYAALAALTGPQDFPEVMKKSFLPRRDFFVSDLESIEGVTCVNPSGAFYVFPNFSAYYGKSFNGVQLKNSTDMAAYFLDEAKVASVPGIAFGSDDFVRFSFATSMEVIKEGMERIKNALAALEG is encoded by the coding sequence ATGTCCCAGGAAATAATCACTCTCGCTGATCGTGTATTACAGGTACCGCCCTCTCCGACCTTAGCGATCAATGCCAAAGCCAAGGCACTGAAAGCGGCTGGTGAAGATATTCTGAATTTCAGCGTTGGCGAACCGGATTTCGATACCCCGAAACATGTATGCGAAGCCGGGAAAAAGGCCATCGATGACGGGCATACCCGATATACTGCTGTCCCTGGCATCCCAGAGTTACGGGAGGCCATCTGCATGCGTTTTAAGGAGGATCATGGCTGGGATTATACCCCGGATGAGATCCAAGTCTGTTGTGGTGGCAAGCATGGTCTGTACAATATCTTTCAGGCTATGCTTAATCCCGGTGACGAGGTCCTGATTCCGGCCCCGTATTGGGTTTCTTACCCGCCTATGGTTCAGTTGGCAGGCGGTGTTCCGGTTATCGTTCCCCTGGACGAGTCTATGGACTTTGACCTCAATCCAGAAACCCTGGCTTCCAAGGTCACCGACAAAACCCGAGCCATCTTCCTCAACAGCCCATCCAACCCCACAGGTTCTGTCTTTTCCACCACCGCCCTCAAGGCTGTGGCCGAGATGGCCCTGAAAAACGGCTGGCTGATTATTACCGATGATATCTACGAAACTGTCACCTATATGGACGGCAAACTGCCCCATATCCTGGATGTGGAGCCTGCCCTGAAGGCACAGACCATTGTCCTGAACGGCGTTTCCAAATCCTTTGCCATGACAGGCTGGCGTATCGGTTATTCTGCCGGACCGCTGCACCTGATCAAGGCCATGAATAAGGTCCAGAGCCAATCCACCTCCAACCCTGCTGCCCCCTCCCAGTATGCGGCTTTGGCTGCCCTGACCGGACCGCAGGATTTCCCCGAGGTCATGAAGAAGTCCTTTCTGCCCCGCCGTGATTTCTTTGTCAGCGATTTGGAGTCCATCGAAGGCGTGACCTGTGTTAACCCCAGCGGTGCCTTTTATGTCTTCCCAAATTTTTCTGCTTATTACGGAAAGTCCTTTAACGGAGTTCAGCTGAAAAACTCCACTGACATGGCTGCCTACTTCCTGGACGAGGCAAAAGTTGCTTCCGTGCCTGGCATTGCCTTTGGCTCAGATGACTTTGTGCGTTTCTCTTTTGCTACCTCTATGGAAGTCATCAAAGAGGGTATGGAGCGAATCAAGAATGCCTTGGCCGCGCTTGAGGGATAA
- a CDS encoding cyclic nucleotide-binding domain-containing protein codes for MSDLLNIVFVVTKAYSCPIYKEGEEFTVQNFMLSPKGDKKICLRLVKEFMEVIDIPSDLLQSWLDSAINPMLPKEPGMQQMQLECGGCTGLIRFECKKVELDKDIQAEQDIEIQKKLIEAKNKEAEKQTSELVKKKIYSFLCEIKLFDQLDADTLQALALLMQLRRYEAGKMLIEEGLPGTHLYILLAGEAAVVNKNGEIFARLNRGEVFGETSLLTGEPAYPSVCSLTPVQLIVLNSREFRQALSTHPTLNTFFWNIVMNRAKTNLVRSSQLSSGMSGELACISLVDLFQMINSGGKTGKVALILPDGKATVLFDEGEIIHASCGQLQDKEALFALLAREDGTFTYTSERLPDAYRKKQRLGDFMALLMEGLQYVDENRDVSEL; via the coding sequence ATGAGTGACTTACTAAACATTGTTTTTGTCGTAACGAAAGCATATTCCTGCCCTATCTATAAAGAGGGAGAAGAGTTTACCGTCCAGAATTTTATGCTGTCGCCTAAGGGAGATAAGAAAATCTGCCTGCGCCTGGTAAAGGAATTCATGGAAGTAATTGATATTCCTTCGGACCTTTTACAATCATGGCTGGACTCCGCTATCAACCCCATGCTCCCCAAGGAACCGGGAATGCAGCAGATGCAACTTGAATGCGGCGGCTGCACTGGGCTGATCCGGTTTGAGTGCAAAAAGGTTGAACTAGACAAGGATATTCAGGCAGAACAGGATATTGAAATACAGAAAAAGCTCATCGAAGCAAAGAACAAAGAAGCTGAGAAACAAACAAGTGAGTTGGTAAAAAAGAAGATTTATTCCTTCTTGTGTGAGATAAAGCTCTTTGATCAACTTGACGCGGATACTCTCCAAGCCCTTGCCCTCCTGATGCAATTACGCCGTTATGAGGCAGGAAAAATGCTTATTGAAGAAGGCCTCCCAGGGACACACCTGTATATTCTTCTTGCAGGAGAAGCAGCGGTCGTGAATAAAAATGGCGAGATCTTCGCCAGATTGAACCGGGGAGAAGTGTTCGGAGAAACAAGCCTGCTCACCGGAGAGCCCGCCTACCCCTCCGTGTGTTCACTGACACCGGTGCAGCTTATCGTACTTAATTCGAGAGAATTTCGACAGGCACTTTCAACCCATCCTACCCTCAACACGTTTTTCTGGAACATCGTGATGAATCGGGCCAAAACCAATCTTGTTCGCTCCAGTCAGCTCAGTTCCGGTATGAGCGGCGAGCTGGCCTGCATCAGCCTGGTGGATCTCTTTCAGATGATCAATTCCGGTGGAAAGACCGGCAAGGTGGCCCTGATACTCCCAGATGGAAAAGCCACGGTTCTCTTTGACGAAGGAGAAATCATTCATGCATCCTGTGGCCAATTACAGGATAAGGAGGCATTATTTGCCCTATTGGCCCGTGAAGATGGGACCTTCACCTATACATCGGAACGCTTACCAGATGCTTACAGAAAAAAACAACGTTTGGGCGATTTTATGGCCCTGCTCATGGAAGGGCTCCAATATGTAGATGAAAACAGGGACGTGAGTGAGCTCTGA
- a CDS encoding IS3 family transposase yields the protein MPFNNTYSLNKIVRCQIYNCWVRAIRQRHPRMGGRKLHYELQDSMAALGISRGRDAFFKLLSAHNLLVPTRLSHRKTTHAGLWRCPNLLIDLTITHVHQAWVGDITYITTETGFVYLALLTDVFSRFIVGFDLSSSLAVEGCDRALKQAIAQADGADLRGLIHHSDHGVQYTAWLYRERLQKMEIRSSMGEVGNCYENALAERVNGILKGEYGLDDLFIDKEHAQKAVREAVWLYNYERPHLALNYGKPAEIYFEKIDVK from the coding sequence ATGCCTTTCAATAACACATATTCGTTAAATAAAATAGTACGTTGTCAAATTTATAATTGCTGGGTCAGGGCCATCCGCCAGCGTCACCCACGTATGGGCGGACGAAAACTGCATTACGAACTACAGGATTCGATGGCCGCCTTGGGAATTTCCAGGGGCAGAGACGCATTTTTCAAGCTGTTATCAGCACATAACCTGCTGGTTCCAACCAGACTCAGCCATCGCAAAACCACACATGCTGGCCTGTGGCGATGCCCCAATCTGTTGATTGATTTAACCATTACCCACGTCCATCAGGCCTGGGTTGGTGACATCACCTATATCACGACCGAGACGGGATTTGTTTATCTGGCTTTACTGACCGATGTTTTTTCTCGCTTTATTGTCGGCTTCGATCTCTCGTCGTCGCTTGCGGTTGAAGGGTGTGACCGGGCGTTGAAACAGGCGATAGCACAGGCTGACGGTGCTGATTTGCGTGGCCTGATCCATCATTCGGATCATGGGGTGCAATACACCGCCTGGCTGTACCGGGAGCGATTGCAAAAGATGGAGATACGTTCCAGTATGGGAGAAGTGGGCAACTGTTACGAAAACGCCTTAGCTGAACGAGTGAATGGAATCTTAAAAGGCGAATATGGCCTTGACGACCTTTTCATTGATAAGGAACATGCTCAGAAAGCTGTCCGGGAAGCTGTATGGTTATACAATTATGAACGGCCTCACCTGGCACTCAACTATGGTAAGCCTGCAGAGATTTATTTTGAGAAAATTGATGTGAAGTAG
- a CDS encoding ISNCY family transposase: MPSATNELTFDTFVNQIHSIFDELPDYRKFSPNLTYSMKDAALGAFSMFFNQSPSFLSHQRAMQQAHGHNNAQSLFGITQIMSDNQTRNLLDPLTSDNFYPIFSETFDRLESAGHLDRYRVLDDYLLVPIDGTEFFRSSKIHCENCSVARNSNGTVSYSHKVLTPVVAAPDNNKVIALEPEFVTPQDGSAKQDCELNAAKRWIERNSSLSARKVIILGDDLFSRGPFCNLLLAHGFRFILICKPSSHTTLYQYVAELEKKDGITVISQRKWNGKFHELHTYRYTNNLPLKRGDDAPFVNWVELTVINTKTQEVLYKNSWAWF, translated from the coding sequence ATGCCTTCAGCTACCAACGAATTAACATTCGATACGTTTGTCAATCAGATCCATAGCATATTTGATGAACTCCCGGATTACCGGAAATTCAGCCCAAACCTCACATATTCAATGAAGGATGCGGCGTTAGGTGCGTTTTCCATGTTTTTCAACCAATCCCCGTCATTCTTATCTCATCAGCGGGCAATGCAGCAGGCTCACGGGCATAATAATGCTCAAAGCTTGTTCGGAATAACACAAATCATGTCGGACAATCAGACCCGCAATCTTCTTGACCCCCTTACTTCTGATAATTTTTATCCAATTTTTTCAGAAACTTTTGATCGGCTTGAAAGTGCTGGACACTTGGATCGTTATAGAGTGCTGGATGATTATTTGTTGGTTCCGATAGATGGTACAGAATTTTTTCGTTCCTCCAAAATACATTGTGAAAACTGTTCCGTTGCTCGTAACTCCAACGGAACGGTAAGTTATTCCCATAAGGTTCTTACCCCGGTGGTAGCTGCACCGGACAACAACAAGGTCATCGCTCTGGAACCAGAATTCGTCACCCCTCAGGATGGCTCCGCAAAACAGGATTGCGAGTTGAATGCTGCTAAGCGCTGGATTGAACGGAACTCTTCTTTATCGGCTCGAAAAGTTATCATCCTGGGAGACGATTTGTTTTCCAGAGGGCCGTTTTGCAACTTATTATTAGCACACGGTTTTCGCTTTATCCTGATTTGCAAACCCTCCTCACATACGACCCTTTACCAATATGTTGCCGAACTTGAAAAGAAAGATGGTATTACAGTAATTTCTCAAAGAAAATGGAACGGAAAATTTCACGAGCTTCATACTTATCGTTATACTAATAACTTACCCCTCAAGCGGGGGGATGACGCTCCTTTTGTCAATTGGGTTGAGTTGACCGTCATCAACACCAAAACACAAGAGGTTCTGTACAAGAATTCTTGGGCTTGGTTCTAA
- a CDS encoding transposase: protein MKKEPVKRYSQALKQQVVREYEEGVSIYSLRQKYGIGAHGTVERWIKKFGRSGYRAEVVHIQTVEDQLEFKAMKSRIKELESALAQSVLENRMLETTIEVADQSLGTDIKKNFGRKL, encoded by the coding sequence ATGAAAAAAGAACCTGTCAAACGTTACAGCCAGGCGCTTAAACAACAGGTTGTCAGAGAATACGAAGAGGGCGTCAGCATCTACAGTTTGCGTCAGAAATATGGCATTGGCGCTCATGGCACCGTAGAGCGATGGATTAAGAAGTTTGGCCGTTCCGGTTACCGCGCCGAGGTTGTGCATATCCAAACGGTTGAAGATCAGCTTGAATTTAAAGCAATGAAAAGCCGGATCAAGGAGCTGGAATCGGCATTGGCACAAAGCGTCCTTGAAAACCGGATGCTGGAAACCACGATAGAAGTAGCCGATCAATCATTGGGTACTGATATTAAAAAAAATTTCGGGAGGAAATTATAA
- the purL gene encoding phosphoribosylformylglycinamidine synthase yields MTITRLYRRIDATRAYCFNIESSRTLTDQELQQLRLLLADGFLADTVSQSPILDGERVIEVGPRLNFATAWSSNMVSICRATGLDGVSRVERSRRYLVPEDQDMQTFIAEHHDRMTECPYLEPLTTFETGVEPEPVYEVDLMGKGPDALLDLPGISMDDWDRNFYYDYFVKKHQRNPTIVEIMDLNNANSEHSRHGYFGGKQIVDGEEQEGTLFQVVKETLSANPKGSLVAFKDNSSVVAGHKITTLLPEEPGHPSPLQASQAVYHPLLTAETHNFPTGVAPFPGAETGTGGRIRDVQGTGKGGFVMAGTAGYCVANLHIPGYEMPWEEQYTCPSNLASALTIEIEASNGASDYGNKFGEPLIQGFTRSFDLRLENGERWGFLKPIMFTGGIGQIDDRHTEKEKEEKGMLIVQVGGPAYRVGFGGGAASSMLQGENAEELDFNAVQRGDAEMEQKMNRVIRACNEMGDKTLIEVIHDQGAGGPANVLKELVEHSGGRIEIRKVRVGDPTMSVLEIYVAEYQERNGFLISPKNIEQFLAICEREKVGCEVLGEVTGDLRFVVHDEQDGSTPVDVELNEVLGDIPQKTFEDQRIPVGENTDFTPTGEVREHLRNVLRLVSVGSKRFLTNKVDRGVTGLIAQQQCCGPLQLTVADVAVVAQSHFGLTGGATAIGEQPIKMLVNPAAGARMAVGEAWTNLVWARIDDPDQVKCSANWMWAPKLKGEGAALNDAARAMRDAMIATGMAVDGGKDSLSMATVVGDETVKSPRELVISAYAAMSDIRKIITPDIKEPGSVLLLIDLAPGKARLGGSALAHTLKSLGNDCPDMDDPALLRRAFAAIQQLIDQGLILSGHDRSDGGLITTLLEMAFAGNCGLELALEGEAEALSVLFNEELGLVIECREKELYQVQEILKAAEVQSIQLGSSTTEKQISIQYNGQSVLNEDMRVLRQEWEETSYQLERLQMNPACADEEKANIFDRTAPAYTLPFTPEPAPQALLTATNKPKVAILRDEGSNSDREMSSAFYAAGFEPWDITMTDLLAERITLDDFRGVAAVGGFSYADVPESAKGWAATILFNDRIKEMFNAFYNRPDTFTLGICNGCQLFGLLGWVPWQGLSAENQPRFIHNTSGRFESRWTTVRVQDSPSIMLKGMSKLVFGIHVDHGEGKLHFPDATVRSEVLTKNLVPLVYTDDSGAATEQYPFNPNGSPDGFAGLCSPDGRHLAMMPHPERAFLGWQCHWLPQEMKNLKVSPWLKMFRNAYEWCVK; encoded by the coding sequence ATGACCATCACCCGCTTATACCGCCGCATCGACGCAACCCGCGCCTATTGCTTTAATATAGAATCCTCCCGCACCCTGACTGACCAGGAGCTCCAGCAACTGCGCTTGTTACTGGCAGACGGTTTTCTCGCTGACACAGTTTCTCAGTCCCCAATCCTGGACGGGGAGCGGGTTATCGAGGTTGGGCCGAGGCTCAACTTTGCGACTGCCTGGTCATCCAATATGGTCTCCATCTGTCGGGCTACCGGGTTGGACGGTGTCAGCAGGGTAGAGCGTTCCCGCCGTTACCTGGTTCCAGAGGACCAGGATATGCAGACATTCATCGCAGAGCACCACGACCGGATGACCGAGTGTCCTTACCTGGAACCACTGACCACCTTTGAGACTGGCGTTGAGCCGGAACCGGTCTATGAAGTGGATCTCATGGGCAAGGGGCCGGATGCCCTGCTTGATCTGCCTGGCATCTCGATGGACGATTGGGATCGTAATTTCTATTACGATTACTTCGTCAAAAAGCATCAGCGCAATCCCACCATCGTGGAGATCATGGATCTGAACAACGCCAACTCCGAGCATTCCCGACACGGGTATTTCGGCGGCAAGCAGATCGTGGACGGCGAGGAACAAGAGGGCACCCTGTTCCAGGTGGTCAAGGAAACCCTGAGCGCCAATCCTAAGGGATCCTTGGTGGCCTTTAAAGATAACTCCAGCGTGGTGGCCGGGCATAAAATCACCACCTTGCTGCCCGAGGAACCGGGTCACCCCTCCCCTCTGCAAGCAAGCCAAGCGGTCTATCACCCCTTACTCACCGCTGAGACCCATAACTTCCCCACCGGCGTGGCACCTTTTCCCGGCGCGGAAACCGGCACCGGCGGTCGTATCCGCGACGTGCAGGGAACCGGCAAGGGCGGTTTTGTCATGGCAGGTACCGCAGGTTATTGCGTGGCCAATCTGCACATCCCCGGCTACGAAATGCCTTGGGAAGAGCAATACACCTGCCCCTCCAACCTGGCCTCGGCCCTGACCATCGAAATCGAAGCCAGCAACGGGGCCTCGGATTACGGCAATAAATTTGGCGAGCCCCTGATCCAGGGTTTTACCCGCTCATTTGATCTGCGCCTGGAAAACGGCGAACGCTGGGGTTTCCTCAAGCCCATCATGTTCACCGGCGGTATTGGCCAGATTGATGATCGGCATACGGAGAAGGAAAAGGAAGAAAAGGGCATGCTCATCGTCCAGGTGGGCGGCCCGGCCTATCGCGTCGGTTTCGGCGGCGGGGCGGCCTCTTCCATGCTTCAGGGTGAAAACGCCGAGGAACTGGACTTCAACGCGGTCCAGCGCGGCGACGCGGAGATGGAGCAAAAGATGAACCGGGTTATCCGGGCCTGTAATGAGATGGGCGACAAGACCCTGATTGAGGTCATCCACGATCAGGGCGCTGGCGGCCCGGCCAACGTGCTCAAGGAGCTGGTAGAGCATTCCGGTGGTCGTATCGAAATCCGTAAAGTTCGGGTCGGTGACCCCACCATGTCCGTGCTGGAGATCTACGTGGCCGAGTACCAGGAACGAAACGGTTTCTTGATCAGCCCGAAAAACATCGAACAATTCCTAGCTATCTGCGAGCGGGAAAAGGTGGGCTGCGAGGTACTGGGAGAGGTTACCGGCGACCTGCGCTTTGTTGTGCATGATGAGCAGGACGGCTCCACCCCAGTGGATGTGGAGTTGAACGAGGTTCTGGGTGATATCCCGCAAAAAACCTTTGAAGACCAGCGCATCCCCGTTGGAGAAAACACAGATTTCACCCCGACCGGGGAGGTGCGTGAGCATCTACGTAATGTCCTGCGCCTAGTTTCAGTGGGTTCTAAACGTTTCCTCACCAACAAGGTAGACCGGGGCGTCACTGGCCTGATCGCCCAACAGCAATGCTGCGGTCCGCTCCAACTCACAGTTGCCGATGTGGCTGTGGTGGCCCAATCCCATTTTGGCCTGACCGGCGGAGCAACAGCCATTGGTGAGCAGCCCATCAAAATGCTGGTCAATCCAGCTGCGGGTGCAAGAATGGCAGTGGGTGAGGCCTGGACCAATCTGGTCTGGGCCAGGATTGATGATCCAGATCAGGTAAAATGTTCCGCTAACTGGATGTGGGCTCCTAAACTCAAGGGTGAGGGCGCAGCCCTGAACGACGCGGCCCGGGCCATGCGTGATGCCATGATCGCCACGGGTATGGCTGTGGACGGAGGTAAGGACTCGCTCTCAATGGCTACTGTGGTCGGAGACGAAACCGTGAAGTCCCCCCGCGAGCTGGTCATCTCTGCCTATGCCGCAATGAGCGATATCCGCAAGATCATCACACCGGATATCAAGGAACCGGGCTCTGTTCTGCTGCTCATTGATCTGGCTCCGGGCAAGGCACGCTTGGGCGGTTCTGCTCTGGCCCATACTCTGAAGAGTCTCGGCAACGACTGCCCGGACATGGATGATCCCGCCCTGTTACGACGGGCCTTTGCTGCCATCCAGCAGCTCATTGATCAGGGACTCATCCTGTCCGGTCATGACCGTTCTGACGGTGGTCTGATCACAACTCTACTGGAAATGGCTTTTGCCGGTAACTGCGGGCTAGAACTCGCTTTGGAAGGCGAGGCAGAAGCGCTGTCCGTCCTGTTTAACGAGGAACTGGGCCTCGTAATAGAATGTCGCGAGAAAGAGCTTTATCAGGTGCAGGAAATACTCAAAGCAGCCGAGGTACAAAGCATCCAGCTGGGAAGCAGCACTACGGAAAAACAAATCAGCATCCAATATAACGGTCAGTCCGTACTAAATGAGGACATGCGTGTTCTGCGACAGGAATGGGAGGAAACCAGCTATCAGCTGGAACGCCTCCAGATGAATCCAGCCTGCGCTGATGAAGAAAAAGCGAATATCTTTGACCGAACAGCCCCGGCCTACACCCTGCCCTTCACCCCGGAACCTGCGCCCCAGGCCCTGTTGACTGCCACCAATAAGCCCAAGGTGGCTATCCTCCGTGATGAGGGATCCAACTCAGATCGGGAGATGAGCTCCGCCTTCTACGCTGCGGGCTTTGAGCCCTGGGACATCACCATGACCGACCTGCTGGCCGAGCGCATCACCCTGGATGACTTCCGGGGCGTTGCGGCGGTGGGTGGCTTCTCCTACGCAGACGTACCCGAATCAGCCAAGGGTTGGGCTGCCACCATCCTGTTCAATGACCGGATCAAAGAGATGTTTAACGCCTTCTATAACCGACCGGACACCTTTACCCTGGGTATCTGCAACGGCTGCCAGCTCTTCGGCCTGCTGGGTTGGGTGCCTTGGCAGGGCCTGAGCGCCGAGAACCAACCCCGCTTTATCCACAACACCTCGGGCCGTTTCGAGTCCCGCTGGACCACGGTTCGAGTACAGGACAGCCCGTCCATCATGCTGAAAGGGATGTCCAAGCTGGTCTTTGGTATCCATGTGGATCATGGTGAGGGTAAGCTGCACTTCCCGGATGCAACCGTACGTTCAGAAGTACTTACAAAAAATCTGGTACCGCTGGTCTACACCGATGACAGCGGTGCGGCGACAGAGCAGTATCCCTTTAATCCGAATGGGTCACCGGATGGCTTTGCCGGGCTCTGCTCACCCGACGGTCGCCACCTGGCTATGATGCCCCACCCGGAGCGGGCCTTCCTGGGCTGGCAATGCCATTGGCTGCCGCAGGAGATGAAGAACCTGAAGGTATCACCATGGCTGAAGATGTTCCGCAATGCCTATGAGTGGTGTGTGAAGTAG
- a CDS encoding cyclic nucleotide-binding domain-containing protein, whose translation MNKYYVITADKILFQMITESIVSSDIQKHIKLSNIACFSEAVEYINTELPDIVLMNFSDPAIDCFALLETMKKDRWLLNTGIIALSKCTEDTKRLEDLQSANLIVALEELQIESSLPKILSIILKNRRILFQRGLGMDIMEKISGSFWLENDPLEVTSYANLIANFLFNAKKIDSQEKFNLQLALTEMLMNGVEHGNCAIGFNEKRQWLERGNSINKLIRQRNQQPDILRKRIRFEYTLKPLEAYFSITDQGEGFDWHAIMERIEQLDPLSLHGRGILMAQSVTQNFTYNDKGNTVTFQFSYNGETAELVPALFQKIEPRKVDKGETVFQQGESSSSLYYIVNGHYDIIVNNRIVSCLNSDDIFMGEMSFLLNNQRSATVRARTKGQLIKISKREFVQAIKEKPHYALFLTRLLAQRIHRGNLFEREE comes from the coding sequence ATGAACAAGTATTATGTTATTACTGCTGACAAGATACTGTTTCAGATGATAACGGAGAGTATCGTTTCGTCAGATATCCAGAAGCATATTAAGCTCAGCAATATTGCCTGCTTCTCGGAAGCTGTTGAGTATATCAACACTGAACTCCCGGACATTGTGTTGATGAACTTTTCAGACCCAGCTATAGATTGTTTTGCGCTGCTGGAGACGATGAAGAAGGACCGGTGGCTTCTCAATACCGGCATCATTGCTCTTTCAAAATGCACGGAGGATACCAAGCGACTCGAAGACCTTCAGAGTGCAAATCTTATTGTTGCCTTGGAAGAACTGCAGATTGAATCTTCACTGCCCAAAATACTCTCTATCATTTTAAAAAATCGCCGTATCCTCTTCCAGCGTGGATTAGGAATGGATATAATGGAAAAAATTTCCGGGTCATTCTGGCTGGAGAACGATCCTTTGGAAGTAACATCTTATGCCAATCTTATTGCAAATTTTTTATTCAATGCCAAGAAAATTGACAGCCAGGAAAAATTCAATCTTCAGCTCGCTCTTACTGAAATGCTTATGAATGGCGTTGAGCACGGCAATTGCGCAATAGGCTTTAACGAAAAAAGACAATGGCTTGAACGCGGCAACTCTATAAATAAACTGATACGACAACGTAATCAGCAACCTGATATCCTGAGGAAACGTATTCGTTTCGAATATACACTCAAGCCCTTGGAAGCATATTTCTCTATTACTGACCAAGGAGAAGGCTTTGATTGGCATGCAATTATGGAACGTATCGAACAGCTCGACCCTCTGTCGTTGCATGGACGAGGAATTTTAATGGCACAAAGTGTAACGCAGAATTTTACATATAATGACAAGGGAAACACCGTGACATTTCAATTTTCTTATAACGGCGAAACGGCCGAACTTGTTCCAGCACTTTTCCAAAAGATAGAGCCGCGCAAGGTAGACAAGGGGGAAACTGTCTTTCAACAGGGGGAATCAAGCAGTTCCCTGTATTATATAGTCAATGGTCATTATGATATTATTGTTAATAATAGAATTGTTTCCTGTTTAAACTCTGACGATATTTTTATGGGAGAGATGTCTTTCCTGCTCAATAACCAGCGCAGTGCAACTGTACGGGCCAGAACAAAAGGGCAACTTATCAAGATATCAAAGAGAGAATTTGTTCAGGCAATTAAAGAGAAACCACATTATGCACTTTTTTTGACCCGGCTCCTTGCGCAACGTATACATCGCGGAAATCTCTTTGAGCGGGAAGAATGA